The following are encoded in a window of Kitasatospora sp. NBC_01250 genomic DNA:
- a CDS encoding B12-binding domain-containing radical SAM protein, with the protein MRVLVLWPPHVPSYFNAGHHLPVFSVAAYLRTEGHQVDALDAGALNQTWKELADRLHQGRYQAVVIVNEYDVVEGVRRAADYARALLPDALLVTVGRLSYQNPGWFRSLDLDAVVVSGDYEAGTAAALRWAQAGRPETERLPGVYLRRPGGWQQPSAPGHWLPAEQWALPDVSEIPYAAYENLYRTDENKFCGIPERRELVVPIARGCPVGCSFCDVPPMQGLRERRLTVERTVDYIRDSFTRQPFEYVAFYAPTFTLNRSWVRDLCTALAAEPRRYPWKCATTLHHLDEELVEAMSAAGCIRISVGVETFEENAEAGLPRVKRQAEQRTEEVARWCRTHGIELNCFVIVGLPGTTPEGARHTMTAVKALGARVRPTLYTPYEQMHADMTERQLSSYNRQTFADPDEVRATTGREPAEFLALLHGGDDYQTPATGRIPTAGAGQSR; encoded by the coding sequence GTGCGTGTTCTGGTCCTCTGGCCACCCCACGTCCCCAGCTACTTCAACGCCGGCCACCACCTCCCGGTCTTCTCCGTCGCCGCCTATCTGCGCACCGAGGGCCACCAGGTGGACGCGCTGGACGCCGGTGCCCTCAATCAGACCTGGAAGGAGCTGGCCGACCGGCTCCACCAGGGCCGCTACCAGGCCGTCGTCATCGTCAACGAGTACGACGTCGTCGAAGGCGTACGCCGGGCCGCCGACTACGCCCGCGCCCTGCTGCCCGACGCCCTGCTGGTGACCGTCGGCCGGCTCAGCTACCAGAACCCCGGCTGGTTCCGCTCGCTGGACCTGGACGCCGTGGTCGTCAGCGGCGACTACGAAGCCGGCACCGCCGCCGCACTCCGCTGGGCCCAGGCCGGCCGCCCCGAAACCGAGCGCCTGCCCGGCGTGTACCTGCGCCGGCCGGGCGGCTGGCAGCAGCCGAGCGCCCCCGGTCACTGGCTGCCCGCCGAGCAGTGGGCGCTGCCGGACGTCTCCGAAATCCCCTACGCCGCCTACGAGAACCTCTACCGCACCGACGAGAACAAGTTCTGCGGCATCCCCGAACGGCGTGAACTCGTCGTCCCCATCGCCCGCGGCTGCCCCGTCGGCTGCAGCTTCTGCGACGTCCCGCCCATGCAGGGGCTGCGCGAGCGCCGCCTGACCGTCGAACGCACCGTCGACTACATCCGCGACAGCTTCACCCGCCAGCCCTTCGAGTACGTCGCCTTCTACGCACCCACCTTCACCCTGAACCGCAGCTGGGTCCGCGACCTGTGCACCGCGCTGGCCGCCGAGCCGCGCCGCTACCCGTGGAAGTGCGCCACCACCTTGCACCACCTGGACGAGGAACTCGTCGAGGCGATGTCCGCCGCCGGCTGCATCCGGATCAGCGTCGGGGTCGAGACCTTCGAGGAGAACGCCGAAGCGGGCCTGCCCCGCGTCAAGCGCCAGGCCGAGCAGCGCACCGAAGAAGTCGCCCGGTGGTGCCGCACCCACGGCATCGAACTGAACTGCTTCGTGATCGTCGGCCTGCCGGGCACCACCCCGGAAGGCGCCCGGCACACCATGACCGCCGTCAAGGCCCTCGGCGCCCGCGTCCGGCCCACCCTCTACACCCCCTACGAGCAGATGCACGCCGACATGACCGAGCGCCAGCTCAGCTCCTACAACCGGCAGACTTTCGCCGACCCCGACGAGGTCCGCGCCACCACGGGCCGCGAACCGGCCGAGTTCCTCGCCCTGCTCCACGGCGGCGACGACTACCAGACCCCCGCCACCGGGCGCATCCCCACCGCCGGCGCCGGGCAGAGCCGGTGA
- a CDS encoding acyl-CoA dehydrogenase family protein has protein sequence MTSLTAHPQPVTESGRRLCAIVAGLDGYLADQAAQNDRAGSFAAPSVRRLEEAGLLAACVPAEDGGSGLQSVHDLGVVTARLASADASVATAVYMHLALSAHFARTAAATPGQDTPHRRWTRAIGEHRMIVCSTVTEPGASAWTPTTTAVPDGGGWTVTGQKVMASLSPAATHFYTRLRAETPEGPMIGSVMIPRDLAGVAVHDTWDGLGLRGSGSGTVLFDGVRLPADAVSFRGRWGERPGPGAYAGKVRVAAPLLGVPLGIAEAAHRATLATLTGSGTPGRRRTGSAGTTAALAEMESAIVSARGVLRSLLVDVDAHDPDTHGPALMRACIAAGMVVERAALQVVDLAMQLSGGGSYRAGHPLGRLARDVRAAMFMRPHAPAEEWADALAELALTAPVVNS, from the coding sequence GTGACTTCACTGACGGCCCACCCCCAGCCCGTCACCGAGAGCGGCCGACGCCTCTGCGCGATCGTGGCCGGACTCGACGGCTACCTGGCCGACCAGGCGGCACAGAACGACCGGGCGGGCAGCTTCGCGGCGCCCAGCGTGCGGCGCCTGGAAGAGGCGGGCCTGCTGGCCGCCTGCGTGCCGGCCGAGGACGGCGGCTCCGGCCTGCAGTCGGTGCACGACCTCGGCGTGGTCACCGCCCGCCTGGCCTCGGCCGACGCCTCGGTGGCCACCGCCGTCTACATGCACCTCGCCCTGTCCGCGCACTTCGCCCGCACCGCCGCCGCCACCCCCGGCCAGGACACCCCGCACCGCCGCTGGACCCGGGCGATCGGCGAGCACCGCATGATCGTCTGCTCCACCGTCACCGAGCCCGGGGCGAGCGCCTGGACCCCGACCACCACCGCCGTGCCCGACGGCGGCGGATGGACCGTCACCGGACAGAAGGTCATGGCCTCCCTCTCGCCCGCGGCGACCCACTTCTACACCCGGCTGCGCGCCGAGACCCCCGAGGGTCCGATGATCGGCTCGGTGATGATCCCCCGTGACCTCGCGGGCGTGGCCGTCCACGACACCTGGGACGGCCTCGGCCTGCGCGGCTCCGGCAGCGGCACCGTGCTCTTCGACGGGGTGCGCCTGCCGGCGGACGCGGTGTCCTTCCGCGGCCGGTGGGGCGAGCGCCCCGGCCCCGGCGCCTACGCCGGCAAGGTCCGGGTGGCCGCCCCGCTGCTCGGTGTCCCACTCGGCATCGCCGAAGCCGCACACCGCGCCACCCTCGCCACCCTGACCGGCTCCGGCACCCCCGGCCGCCGGCGCACGGGCTCCGCCGGGACCACGGCAGCGCTGGCGGAGATGGAGAGCGCCATCGTCTCGGCCCGCGGCGTGCTGCGCTCCCTGCTGGTCGACGTCGACGCGCACGACCCCGACACCCACGGGCCCGCCCTCATGCGCGCCTGCATCGCGGCCGGCATGGTCGTCGAACGGGCCGCGCTGCAGGTGGTCGACCTCGCCATGCAGCTGTCCGGGGGCGGCAGTTACCGCGCCGGCCACCCACTCGGCCGCCTCGCCCGTGACGTACGGGCCGCGATGTTCATGCGCCCGCACGCGCCCGCCGAGGAGTGGGCCGACGCGCTCGCCGAACTCGCCCTCACCGCACCGGTGGTGAACTCGTGA
- a CDS encoding 2OG-Fe(II) oxygenase family protein, whose protein sequence is MPVLAPDWTHTASRRTTPYRWLTTEPGRLYDHDTAARLAAAFPHEDFVRLDASGAGRDKTYRNYSRPLLGPGQQIPPGLPAPWHELVTDLAGEPYRRQVAALLDQPLAGAVEIRLVRHADTDWLGPHTDRADKLFSHVLYFNPGWQQEWGGCLEILDGNDPGAVHARVVPLLGASTLLARSDHSWHQVGAVTAGQGRERRSLVVHGLG, encoded by the coding sequence ATGCCCGTGCTCGCTCCCGACTGGACGCACACCGCCTCCCGCCGCACCACGCCCTACCGCTGGCTGACCACCGAGCCCGGCCGGCTGTACGACCACGACACCGCCGCCCGGCTGGCCGCCGCCTTCCCGCACGAGGACTTCGTGCGCCTCGACGCCAGCGGCGCCGGCCGGGACAAGACCTACCGCAACTACTCCCGCCCGCTGCTCGGCCCGGGGCAGCAGATCCCGCCGGGCCTGCCCGCGCCCTGGCACGAGCTGGTCACCGACCTGGCCGGCGAACCCTACCGCCGCCAGGTCGCCGCCCTGCTCGACCAGCCGCTCGCCGGCGCCGTCGAGATCCGTCTGGTCCGGCACGCCGACACCGACTGGCTCGGCCCGCACACCGACCGCGCGGACAAACTCTTCAGCCACGTCCTCTACTTCAACCCCGGCTGGCAGCAGGAGTGGGGCGGCTGCCTGGAGATCCTCGACGGCAACGACCCCGGCGCCGTCCACGCCCGTGTGGTCCCGCTCCTCGGCGCCTCGACGCTGCTCGCCCGCTCCGACCACTCCTGGCACCAGGTCGGCGCGGTGACGGCCGGCCAGGGCCGGGAGCGGCGCTCCCTCGTCGTCCACGGGCTCGGCTGA
- a CDS encoding aminotransferase class I/II-fold pyridoxal phosphate-dependent enzyme: MKRTFFERRGPDARINLSSNELIHPAVERLLDAVAREITPGLLRQYPRSRAVVDALSAYLHCDGDEFLVTPGSDTALRLVCGYFARRTGGRGEVILQQPNYPAWTETAALHGLPLRPVPTTGLDQDAQARALIEAAAGSSGALIAVSAPNGPIGGRLTGEQLDRLAELANERGHLLVIDSCYQVFDGPLTAQLERRGANVLVIQSLSKSHALAGARVAVLCGPTALLAQLAAVPLEHAVSAPALVALTVAIDQHDQFAAIWRELREVRTEAADRLRSWGLPVAPSGGNFLSVQLPSADAAARAAGALSRAGYRVRDLSGLTGLAGWLRFTIADTATTGRFLPVLGSVLEQVR, encoded by the coding sequence TTGAAGCGCACGTTCTTCGAGCGGCGCGGGCCGGACGCCCGGATCAACCTCAGCAGCAACGAGCTGATCCACCCTGCCGTGGAAAGGCTTCTCGACGCGGTCGCCCGGGAGATCACCCCGGGCCTGTTGCGCCAGTATCCGCGCAGCAGAGCCGTCGTCGACGCGCTTTCCGCCTATCTGCACTGCGATGGTGACGAATTCCTCGTCACGCCCGGATCGGACACCGCGCTGCGGCTGGTCTGCGGATATTTCGCCCGCCGCACCGGCGGCCGGGGCGAGGTCATCCTGCAACAGCCCAACTACCCGGCGTGGACCGAGACCGCGGCCCTGCACGGCCTGCCGCTCAGACCGGTACCGACCACTGGTCTGGACCAGGACGCGCAGGCCCGCGCGCTGATCGAGGCCGCGGCCGGCAGCAGTGGCGCACTGATCGCCGTCAGTGCGCCCAACGGGCCGATCGGCGGCCGGCTCACCGGCGAACAGCTGGACCGGCTCGCCGAGTTGGCGAACGAGCGCGGACACCTGCTGGTGATCGACAGCTGCTACCAGGTCTTCGACGGACCGCTCACCGCCCAGCTCGAGCGCCGCGGCGCGAATGTGCTCGTCATCCAGTCGCTCTCCAAGTCGCACGCCCTGGCCGGCGCCCGGGTGGCGGTCCTGTGCGGCCCGACCGCACTCCTGGCCCAACTCGCGGCCGTCCCGCTGGAACACGCCGTGTCGGCGCCGGCCCTGGTCGCCCTCACGGTGGCCATCGACCAGCACGACCAGTTCGCGGCCATCTGGCGCGAGCTGCGCGAGGTGCGCACCGAGGCCGCCGACCGACTGCGCTCCTGGGGCCTGCCCGTGGCACCGTCCGGCGGCAACTTCCTGTCGGTGCAGCTCCCGTCCGCCGACGCGGCGGCGCGCGCCGCCGGTGCGCTCTCCCGAGCGGGTTACCGGGTGCGCGACCTGTCCGGTCTCACCGGGCTGGCCGGCTGGCTGCGCTTCACCATCGCCGACACCGCGACCACCGGACGGTTCCTGCCGGTGCTCGGATCCGTCCTCGAACAGGTGCGCTGA
- a CDS encoding tyrosine-protein phosphatase: MTERQLLADHLPNLRDLGGLPTTGGARLRTGVLLRSSALAVLTPAGAQALTALHGPGSYADLRTDHEIDRDKGPDQLLAHGWTWHRLPVRDRAPGDTGDTPEDQLRRHRDALPQYLERTEQVARLLPTARPVIVGCSLGKDRTGLVVALLLRALGVSRTAIAADFALSNPLLAAGRHHLPARWRERTTVHEAPGWVCTGFLDHVDTLHDHPALERITRTLDAARPALTTAEPGQALAPERQEQR; this comes from the coding sequence GTGACCGAGCGGCAGCTGCTCGCCGACCACCTGCCCAACCTGCGCGACCTCGGCGGCCTGCCCACCACCGGCGGCGCGCGGCTGCGGACCGGGGTCCTGCTGCGCAGCTCCGCGCTCGCCGTCCTGACCCCGGCCGGCGCGCAGGCGCTGACGGCGCTGCACGGACCGGGCAGCTACGCCGACCTGCGCACCGATCACGAGATCGACCGGGACAAGGGCCCCGACCAGCTGCTCGCCCACGGCTGGACCTGGCACCGCCTCCCGGTGCGCGACCGGGCCCCGGGCGACACCGGCGACACCCCCGAGGATCAGCTGCGCCGCCACCGCGACGCGCTGCCGCAGTACCTGGAGCGCACCGAACAGGTGGCGCGGCTGCTGCCCACCGCCCGTCCCGTCATCGTCGGCTGCTCCCTGGGCAAGGACCGCACCGGCCTGGTCGTCGCCCTGCTGCTGCGGGCCCTGGGCGTGAGCCGGACCGCCATCGCGGCCGACTTCGCCCTGAGCAACCCCCTGCTGGCCGCCGGCCGTCACCACCTGCCGGCGCGCTGGCGCGAGCGCACCACCGTCCACGAAGCGCCCGGCTGGGTCTGCACCGGCTTCCTGGACCACGTCGACACCCTCCACGACCACCCCGCGCTGGAGCGGATCACCCGCACGCTGGACGCGGCGCGCCCGGCACTGACCACGGCCGAGCCCGGACAGGCCCTCGCGCCGGAAAGACAGGAACAGCGGTGA
- a CDS encoding 2OG-Fe(II) oxygenase family protein: protein MIRIEQEFEQITEPFAIHLAHGVLTDEQIRTLFATAPVEGYDPVKVTDPDHDKQYAMQLLYLQEHNEPRPAAAGLSPAWAELLASLRSEEFVGWLERGTGLQLRELPTDIAIYTYRSGDFISVHKDKPYKAITAILYLNPEWPADGGGDYEVRSSADPSVPPVRRIPPTGGQLLAFPPSEVSWHSVSAVSDSVDQTRLTVQLEFWLVDNPKRRY, encoded by the coding sequence TTGATCAGGATCGAGCAGGAGTTCGAGCAGATCACCGAGCCGTTCGCGATCCACCTCGCCCACGGGGTGCTGACCGACGAGCAGATCCGCACGCTCTTCGCCACCGCGCCCGTCGAGGGCTACGACCCGGTCAAGGTCACCGACCCCGACCACGACAAGCAGTACGCGATGCAGTTGCTCTACCTCCAGGAGCACAACGAGCCGCGCCCGGCCGCAGCCGGCCTCTCCCCCGCCTGGGCCGAGCTGCTGGCCTCGCTGCGCAGCGAGGAGTTCGTCGGCTGGCTGGAGCGCGGCACCGGGCTCCAGCTGCGCGAGCTGCCGACCGACATCGCCATCTACACCTACCGGTCCGGCGACTTCATCTCGGTGCACAAGGACAAGCCCTACAAGGCGATCACCGCGATCCTCTACCTCAACCCCGAGTGGCCCGCCGACGGCGGCGGTGACTACGAGGTGCGCAGCAGCGCCGACCCGAGCGTCCCGCCGGTTCGGCGGATCCCGCCCACCGGTGGGCAGTTGCTCGCCTTCCCGCCCTCCGAGGTCTCCTGGCACTCGGTGTCGGCGGTCAGCGACAGCGTGGACCAGACCCGGCTCACGGTGCAGCTGGAGTTCTGGCTGGTGGACAACCCCAAGCGCCGTTACTGA
- the truD gene encoding tRNA pseudouridine(13) synthase TruD has translation MPDQAVLKQRPQDFIVREAMVVELTEPADAAWRYLLLRKSGYTTMEAIRLIAERLDLPTGEVTYGGLKDEDGVTEQLVAVPARVPLPALGAEGWRVADQADRWLHLHHHGYGAEPLAIGRLEGNGFRITVRNLDPDRARRLGELRKHTLFFLNYYDTQRFGVPGGPKRTHLVGQAMLAGDWDTALRELAGLRAPESPQAAQWRGPAEEFFRTLDPRNASFYLAAQASFDWNAALRRAVDDSCAPQTSTVELDGLEYRYAERPLAVLATASDLPYAKYTFTDGTAQARTSARPTIVQTSVSLTPAAPDELNPGRSRIGLGFFLPSGSYATAAVRQLLGLIPGAEADAPVPTAPELTAGEAS, from the coding sequence GTGCCTGACCAGGCCGTACTCAAACAGCGCCCACAGGACTTCATCGTCCGCGAGGCCATGGTGGTCGAGCTCACCGAGCCGGCCGACGCCGCCTGGCGGTACCTGCTGCTGCGCAAGAGCGGTTACACCACCATGGAGGCGATCCGGCTGATCGCCGAACGGCTCGACCTGCCCACCGGCGAGGTCACCTACGGCGGCCTGAAGGACGAGGACGGGGTCACCGAGCAGCTGGTCGCCGTCCCCGCCCGGGTGCCGCTGCCCGCGCTGGGCGCCGAGGGCTGGCGCGTCGCCGACCAGGCCGACCGCTGGCTGCACCTGCACCACCACGGTTACGGCGCCGAGCCGTTGGCGATCGGCCGGCTGGAGGGCAACGGCTTCCGCATCACCGTGCGCAACCTCGACCCCGACCGCGCCCGGCGCCTCGGCGAGCTGCGCAAGCACACGCTCTTCTTCCTCAACTACTACGACACCCAACGCTTCGGCGTCCCCGGCGGACCCAAGCGCACCCACCTGGTCGGCCAGGCGATGCTCGCCGGCGACTGGGACACCGCACTGCGCGAACTCGCTGGTCTGCGCGCGCCGGAGAGCCCGCAGGCCGCCCAATGGCGGGGCCCGGCCGAGGAGTTCTTCCGCACGCTCGACCCGCGCAACGCCTCCTTCTACCTCGCCGCGCAGGCCTCCTTCGACTGGAACGCCGCGCTGCGCCGGGCCGTTGACGACAGCTGCGCCCCGCAGACCAGCACCGTCGAGCTCGACGGGCTGGAGTACCGCTACGCCGAACGGCCGCTCGCGGTGCTCGCCACGGCGAGCGACCTCCCCTACGCCAAGTACACCTTCACCGACGGCACGGCCCAGGCCCGGACCTCCGCGCGCCCCACGATCGTGCAGACCTCGGTCTCCCTGACCCCCGCCGCCCCGGACGAGTTGAACCCCGGCCGCAGCCGGATCGGCCTCGGCTTCTTCCTGCCGTCGGGCAGCTACGCCACCGCCGCCGTCCGCCAGCTGCTGGGGCTGATCCCTGGAGCCGAGGCGGACGCCCCCGTGCCCACCGCACCCGAACTCACGGCAGGAGAAGCCAGTTGA
- a CDS encoding ATP-grasp domain-containing protein: protein MTLLLLNRRPLLDRLASWFPDCAEELVVVTDPSALGDAGPARWSGRFRHLAVVDDYTGRATEELVERLVREHAVERILTTAETDVLRAARLRHRLGLPGQDEASALAYRDKHVMKTLAGAAGVPVAPMRLLHSGAELRDFAGEHGLPVVVKAVDGVACLGQRVLTDPAALRDLDGGWPAPLLAEAWIEGETFHVDGVMAAGRVLFGRPSRYLHSQWLTHRASAPLVSGMLAEDDPLFGRLQRAVGEVVRALPAPSQACAFHAEFFRTAEDRIVLCEIACRAGGGSIVEAFELATGLNLHGASLRGQAGRELALPAPGEVVRHGYATWFPPVAPATLRGLPAHCPLPGVVKYAPSGRIGHRYHGPDSPSHRVADLFFRLTDGEPTTQLREIERWWAAQARWDFGDGVAAPAAEAERA, encoded by the coding sequence ATGACTCTCCTGTTGCTCAACCGAAGGCCCCTGCTGGACCGCCTCGCCTCCTGGTTCCCCGACTGCGCCGAGGAGTTGGTCGTGGTGACCGACCCGTCGGCGCTGGGCGACGCCGGCCCGGCCCGGTGGTCCGGGCGCTTTCGCCACCTCGCGGTGGTCGACGACTACACGGGCCGGGCGACCGAGGAGCTCGTCGAACGCCTGGTGCGCGAGCACGCCGTCGAGCGGATCCTCACCACGGCCGAGACCGACGTGCTGCGGGCCGCCCGGCTGCGGCACCGCCTCGGCCTGCCCGGTCAGGACGAGGCGAGCGCACTGGCCTACCGGGACAAGCACGTCATGAAGACCCTGGCCGGCGCGGCGGGCGTGCCGGTGGCGCCCATGCGGCTGCTGCACAGCGGCGCGGAGCTCAGGGACTTCGCCGGAGAGCACGGCCTGCCCGTGGTCGTCAAGGCGGTCGACGGCGTGGCGTGCCTGGGGCAGCGGGTCCTCACCGACCCGGCCGCGCTCCGGGACCTGGACGGCGGGTGGCCCGCCCCGCTGCTCGCCGAGGCCTGGATCGAGGGCGAGACCTTCCACGTCGACGGCGTGATGGCGGCGGGGCGCGTGCTGTTCGGCCGTCCGTCCCGCTACCTCCACAGCCAGTGGCTCACCCATCGCGCCAGCGCCCCGCTGGTGAGCGGCATGCTGGCCGAGGACGACCCGCTGTTCGGGCGGCTGCAGCGCGCGGTCGGCGAGGTGGTGCGGGCGCTGCCCGCGCCGAGCCAGGCGTGCGCGTTCCACGCCGAGTTCTTCCGCACCGCCGAGGACCGGATCGTGCTGTGCGAGATCGCCTGTCGCGCCGGCGGCGGCAGCATCGTCGAGGCGTTCGAGCTCGCCACCGGGCTCAACCTGCACGGCGCCTCGCTGCGCGGCCAGGCCGGGCGCGAGCTCGCGCTGCCCGCACCGGGCGAGGTCGTGCGGCACGGGTACGCGACCTGGTTCCCGCCCGTCGCCCCCGCCACGCTGCGCGGGCTACCCGCGCACTGCCCGCTGCCCGGCGTGGTGAAGTACGCGCCGAGCGGGCGGATCGGGCACCGCTACCACGGCCCCGACTCGCCCTCGCACCGCGTGGCCGATCTCTTCTTCCGGCTCACCGACGGCGAACCGACCACCCAGCTGCGGGAGATCGAGCGCTGGTGGGCGGCGCAGGCACGGTGGGACTTCGGCGACGGCGTGGCCGCCCCCGCCGCAGAGGCGGAGCGCGCATGA
- a CDS encoding MFS transporter translates to MSSDTTAGPLVGPARTRLYLAARSIDAVGSGLWMPISLFFFVQAQRLPVDQVGAALTVGAVFGLVAGPFGGTLVDRWGPGPVVLASNVVRAVGFLLYPQVGAVWQVALIAAANSAGDRIFWTANTPLLAQLAGERKLLGTLGTMSVVRIAGLGIGAGLAGLVGRSTAGLHALAWANGVSFALAAALVCAVLRVPAPDRAAPDDGTGRDGGTSGGPARTWRTVLRDRPYLLLCLIQVQFTLAASSLTVALPLVAVRTLHGPLWLAGASVLVGNIVLMVAVKRAIAYSRRTSRLRALTAAAGLFAVTFLLMAPAQLAGRALVVPLVLLVSVLGVTAEALFGSVMSAAAYEAAPEGLKGRYNALFQTAYGTSGALAPAVFTALLAVGNPVLWLALVASSALTVPVLRVAADRLPGAGLTQAPRSEST, encoded by the coding sequence ATGAGCAGCGACACGACGGCCGGCCCCCTGGTCGGCCCGGCCAGGACCCGCCTGTACCTGGCTGCCCGCAGCATCGACGCCGTGGGCAGCGGGCTGTGGATGCCGATCTCTCTGTTCTTCTTCGTCCAGGCCCAGCGGCTGCCCGTCGACCAGGTCGGCGCGGCGCTCACCGTGGGGGCGGTGTTCGGCCTGGTCGCGGGTCCCTTCGGCGGCACCCTGGTGGACCGTTGGGGGCCCGGGCCGGTGGTCCTGGCCAGCAACGTGGTGCGGGCGGTCGGCTTCCTGCTCTATCCGCAGGTCGGCGCGGTCTGGCAGGTCGCCCTGATCGCGGCGGCGAACTCGGCGGGCGACCGGATCTTCTGGACCGCGAACACCCCGCTGCTCGCCCAACTGGCCGGCGAGCGCAAGCTGCTCGGCACGCTGGGCACGATGAGCGTGGTGCGCATCGCCGGGCTGGGCATCGGCGCGGGGCTCGCCGGCCTGGTCGGGCGCAGCACCGCGGGGCTGCACGCGCTGGCCTGGGCCAACGGCGTGAGCTTCGCGCTGGCCGCGGCGCTGGTCTGCGCCGTCCTGCGGGTGCCCGCACCCGACCGGGCGGCGCCGGACGACGGCACGGGGCGGGACGGCGGGACATCGGGCGGGCCCGCGCGGACCTGGCGCACGGTGCTGCGCGACCGCCCGTACCTGCTGCTGTGCCTGATCCAGGTGCAGTTCACCCTCGCGGCCTCCAGCCTGACCGTCGCGCTGCCCCTGGTGGCCGTCCGCACCCTGCACGGACCGCTGTGGCTGGCCGGGGCCTCCGTGCTGGTCGGCAACATCGTGCTGATGGTCGCGGTGAAACGCGCGATCGCCTACAGCCGGCGCACCTCCCGGCTGCGGGCGCTGACCGCCGCCGCCGGCCTGTTCGCCGTCACCTTCCTGCTGATGGCGCCCGCCCAACTGGCCGGCCGGGCGCTGGTGGTGCCACTGGTGCTGCTCGTCTCCGTGCTCGGCGTGACCGCCGAGGCGCTGTTCGGGTCCGTGATGAGCGCCGCCGCCTACGAGGCCGCCCCCGAGGGCTTGAAGGGCCGCTACAACGCGCTCTTCCAGACGGCCTACGGCACCTCCGGCGCCCTGGCGCCGGCGGTCTTCACCGCGCTGCTCGCGGTGGGCAACCCGGTGCTGTGGCTGGCCCTGGTGGCCTCCAGCGCGCTCACCGTCCCGGTGCTGCGGGTGGCGGCCGACAGGCTGCCGGGCGCCGGTCTGACCCAGGCCCCACGATCGGAGAGCACATGA